The Cucurbita pepo subsp. pepo cultivar mu-cu-16 chromosome LG15, ASM280686v2, whole genome shotgun sequence genome contains the following window.
TAGCTACAGAAGGGACtgaaatcatataaaaaaaccaaacaaatcaCCCAATCGACTTTCATTTCTCGGCTACACGCGTTAAGACTACCGATGAACTTCACAATAACCAGTACATTCATAGAAGCCAATATCAAGACAAGAAACAGCATATAAACACCTCTTTGCAATCATACGTAACAAGATTCAACAGAGGGGGAAAAACAGGGATCAAAATCGCAACGGTTAGCAGAACACGTAGTTCAAATTTTCAGAAGCAAATCGAAAAGGATTTGAAGCGATTGTCGTACTAGATCAGAAAAACAACCACTACATAAGAGAACAGCAGCAAAGAATTCGAAAATTGTTAAATCAACTGGACGAACAGAAAATTGGCGAGAATTTAGTTAGAGAGAGACCTTGAAAGGCACTATGGAGGCGGTCGCAATCTTCGGCCACCGGAGGAAGCTGGTCGGGGACCGTCAGAGTAGCCATTGTTCTCTCCGTGTTACAATGTagtgaagatgaagatggatTGAATTGCAAATTGCGACAATTTATATGGAAAAATTGGTCTGTCTGGTCAGTCCAATCGAACACGTGACAAACATGTGAGGCGGCAAATTTGAAGAGACGAAAAACCACCCAACGAGAAAagcatgaaaaataatataaaaattgttaaattctAACtgctaaaaaacaaaaataacaatttttataaacttttaattttatttaattgttttaagaatattattaattttttttaaaaaaatgtaatttagttatttttttataagccaattttgttgagaaaaatgaaacaaaaaataaaataaataaggagttatttttgtctttataAGCCAGTCACCTTTatatcatacatcataattatatatatatatatatatatatatatatatatatattaaaactaaGACACAAAATTAACATGTTGGTGATATCGAGGGCATGGACATAGTTTGTGGATGTTATTGTCCCAATTATACCTTGGATTTTGCTTCTGAGACCCGTGATGAGTCTCTGCATGTGTTTTGCCTCTGTATCGACCATTTCATAGGCAAATCTGGACGATCTAGTGAACTCCTTAGTGTATACTTCAATTGTCTTAGTTTTCTAGTTCACGTGCAAGAAGACAACTTGATTTCTAGCTGACCATCGGGTAGTACTTGTGGAAGAAAGATTGTTTCATCTGGTGCCAACTAATTGGTCATCATCAACTCTCAAGGTTCTCACAATAGTCTTCCACCAAAAGTGAGTTCTTAGCATGTACGAGGCACAATTCATCTTCTGGTCATCAGGGCAGTTCGTGTGCCTAAAGATGGTCTCCATAGTTAATGTCATCTTAGCATGGTCTATATGGTTCATGTCATCTTACGCTTGGGTCATTGAGTTACGCTTGGGTCATTGAGTTACGCTTAGTTCATATCATCTTAGCATAGTTTGTGTCAATTACGCTTGGGTCAAATGAACTACTCATCGAACGCTTGTGCATCATGCTTGTAGAAATCCCTCGATATGGGATGATCATAGAgctttgtaattaattatttaatttttaataataattttgactaTTTTACCAAGCATTTaagtatgaaaatttaaagttattaacGTAATCCTGCACAATttgtggttgacatacaaaataattatgttcaagtaataacctatcCAGTAAGGCTATTAATATGACTcactttgtaattgttacaaaaaaTCGTCCACGTGGAGACATGAGAGTGAATATATCCTATATAATGAATTTgtataccactagaccacgaaatattaaatctctttataaatccactaattgagaagattaaaaCCATGTCCGTAGAGTCAACATCAAAGCCGTTTATAAAATAACACAAGTTTTAAGAGAGggatattaaaataatgttaaaataacagGTTAGAAACTACATAAACCTTACATCATAATGTCACAGATTAGTATGAATAATGATGGTACACTATCTATCACATGTATTCAAGAGCTCAAAGACATACATGAAATACTCTTCAATCAAACTGTTGTCTCAGATGCATTTCTGTTTCACTCTTCCAAGAAGCATGAGACGACTGTCCCCTCATTCTCTTAATCTTTTCCTTATCTTTCACGGTAGATCCCTTCTTTTTGGTTTCACTGTCTGGCTCGGGAGGACGATCGCCACATAGAGGACAAAACATTCCTCGTGCGTTCGAAAAGGTCTTGGGAATGCCACAATGCACGCACATTCTGGAAAAATAATCACACGATACCGTTGTAAAATACCGACATTTGCACcagaaatttataaataagtcGAGTTATGCGCGAAACAGCCATGATTGACCTAAGGGTTCcagagaaaggaagaaaagtaaATGTTTACTTTGCAATATCAAAATTCTTAAACAGAAACTtcggttaggaatcacggatctccaaaatggtatggtattgtccactttgagcataagctctcgtggctttgctttgggtttctccaaaagctctcataccaatggagatgtattccttacttataaacccatgatcattccctaaattagccaatgtgggactccctcccaacaattctccccttgaacaaagtacaatATAGATcttcccctgaggcctatgaaaccctcgaacagcctccccttaatcgagactcgactccttctctggagtcctcgaacaaagtacaccatttgttcgacacttacaccttcgaggctcacaacttctttgttcgacatttgaggattctattgacatggctaagtttagggcatggctctgataccatgttaggaataacgactctccacgatagtatgatattgtccattttgagcataagctctcatgactttgctttgggctaccccaaaagacctcataccaatgaagatgtattccttacttataaacccatgaacattccctaaattagccaacgtgggactccctcccaacaatcctcaacaacttctctctttctttctttcttcctttgtGTGCGTAAATGCAGATGGCGGAGGAATGAAACCTTGTCACTCAACCAGGATACAATttgaaaatacaataaatgtACCTTAGTAGCTCTGCAGCATCTTCAGCATTTGGATTGGCTGCAGTTGCCATGCGCTTGCCTTGCTGTGTTGTGTTTGAAACAGATGGATTTGATAGTTGATTACTCTCAAAGTCGCTCCTCACTCGCTCATGAATCCCAACTAATTGAGCTTTTGCCTNAAGACACAAAATTAACATGTTGGTGATATCGAGGGCATGGACATAGTTTGTGGATGTTATTGTCCCAATTATACCTTGGATTTTGCTTCTGAGACCCGTGATGAGTCTCTGCATGTGTTTTGCCTCTGTATCGACCATTTCATAGGCAAATCTGGACGATCTAGTGAACTCCTTAGTGTATACTTCAATTGTCTTAGTTTTCTAGTTCACGTGCAAGAAGACAACTTGATTTCTAGCTGACCATCGGGTAGTACTTGTGGAAGAAAGATTGTTTCATCTGGTGCCAACTAATTGGTCATCATCAACTCTCAAGGTTCTCACAATAGTCTTCCACCAAAAGTGAGTTCTTAGCATGTACGAGGCACAATTCATCTTCTGGTCATCAGGGCAGTTCGTGTGCCTAAAGATGGTCTCCATAGTTAATGTCATCTTAGCATGGTCTATATGGTTCATGTCATCTTACGCTTGGGTCATTGAGTTACGCTTGGGTCATTGAGTTACGCTTAGTTCATATCATCTTAGCATAGTTTGTGTCAATTACGCTTGGGTCAAATGAACTACTCATCGAACGCTTGTGCATCATGCTTGTAGAAATCCCTCGATATGGGATGATCATAGAgctttgtaattaattatttaatttttaataataattttgactaTTTTACCAAGCATTTaagtatgaaaatttaaagttattaacGTAATCCTGCACAATttgtggttgacatacaaaataattatgttcaagtaataacctatcCAGTAAGGCTATTAATATGACTcactttgtaattgttacaaaaaaTCGTCCACGTGGAGACATGAGAGTGAATATATCCTATATAATGAATTTgtataccactagaccacgaaatattaaatctctttataaatccactaattgagaagattaaaaCCATGTCCGTAGAGTCAACATCAAAGCCGTTTATAAAATAACACAAGTTTTAAGAGAGggatattaaaataatgttaaaataacagGTTAGAAACTACATAAACCTTACATCATAATGTCACAGATTAGTATGAATAATGATGGTACACTATCTATCACATGTATTCAAGAGCTCAAAGACATACATGAAATACTCTTCAATCAAACTGTTGTCTCAGATGCATTTCTGTTTCACTCTTCCAAGAAGCATGAGACGACTGTCCCCTCATTCTCTTAATCTTTTCCTTATCTTTCACGGTAGATCCCTTCTTTTTGGTTTCACTGTCTGGCTCGGGAGGACGATCGCCACATAGAGGACAAAACATTCCTCGTGCGTTCGAAAAGGTCTTGGGAATGCCACAATGCACGCACATTCTGGAAAAATAATCACACGATACCGTTGTAAAATACCGACATTTGCACcagaaatttataaataagtcGAGTTATGCGCGAAACAGCCATGATTGACCTAAGGGTTCcagagaaaggaagaaaagtaaATGTTTACTTTGCAATATCAAAATTCTTAAACAGAAACTtcggttaggaatcacggatctccaaaatggtatggtattgtccactttgagcataagctctcgtggctttgctttgggtttctccaaaagctctcataccaatggagatgtattccttacttataaacccatgatcattccctaaattagccaatgtgggactccctcccaacaattctccccttgaacaaagtacaatATAGATcttcccctgaggcctatgaaaccctcgaacagcctccccttaatcgagactcgactccttctctggagtcctcgaacaaagtacaccatttgttcgacacttacaccttcgaggctcacaacttctttgttcgacatttgaggattctattgacatggctaagtttagggcatggctctgataccatgttaggaataacgactctccacgatagtatgatattgtccattttgagcataagctctcatgactttgctttgggctaccccaaaagacctcataccaatgaagatgtattccttacttataaacccatgaacattccctaaattagccaacgtgggactccctcccaacaatcctcaacaacttctctctttctttctttcttcctttgtGTGCGTAAATGCAGATGGCGGAGGAATGAAACCTTGTCACTCAACCAGGATACAATttgaaaatacaataaatgtACCTTAGTAGCTCTGCAGCATCTTCAGCATTTGGATTGGCTGCAGTTGCCATGCGCTTGCCTTGCTGTGTTGTGTTTGAAACAGATGGATTTGATAGTTGATTACTCTCAAAGTCGCTCCTCACTCGCTCATGAATCCCAACTAATTGAGCTTTTGCCTCCACTACAGCACCTGTTCACAGTATAAGGTTCGCAGAAGGGCAATTATAATGAGATGATATAAACACAAAACAgtacaattttcattttttcacttgctttcatgaaaaaaaaaaaaaaaaaaaaaaggcaatatAAATGAATAACAGCATccagattttaaaatttgttctctttgggttaaaattgatgttggagaaaaatgaaaatcattttcataggtaatatataaatagagagagaacaaaatatttcatagCATGACATGACATATATGATTCAGCATCAGTTTCTTTCCATCTAGTGGAGAGATATGGCAGTGAAACAACCAACATATAGTCGAGtcaaagaaactaaaaatataaacaatcaCTTCGtttgataaattaatttcatacatCCTCTTATACTTCAACCAAATGAACTTGCCTATACCACCCACTAGCAAGGTGTTGTGAAACACCAATCGCCCAATCACTGACCAAGAAAGTTTATTCATTGCTGTCTCCAGTGCTCACAATGGTTGCAGTTTGTATGCAATGAACACATGTTCCTCACAAGTTAGGCAACTGCAATTTGTATGCAATGAGAACATATTCCTTACAAGTTAAGCAAGTGTCATAGTGAAGAAAGATATTGTTGATTCGTTTTAGTAGACCCATTGATCCAACTCCATGTCTGATCTCCATCTTCAACATCAGAGAGCAAGCAAAATTTCAACTCGCATCGTGCATTTTAGCATATTACTTATCAATTTTTCCTTACATTTTTTGGTAGGGACAATAGACTTTTCGCATTTTCACAATGGTACGTGGGCATAAGCCATGAAAGCTTTGCTTTGATTCACCCAAAAGGTACCATACCAGTAAAAATGTAAGTCTCTTTACTTATGTACCCttgatttttcccttttctagCTGATGTAGAGTTTTGGTTGCACTTCCAACAATCTTTCCCTTGAACAAAAGACCACGTAGCCACCCCTTAAATCGCCACCCATCCATCTAGAGTCTTAAGGACATTGCTTGTATCCAAGCCAACTCATCTTCTTCGAAGTACACTGCCTATTCAATAGGGGATCAATCATGGATTGTACACGACTACTTTTTTGAAGGCTTACAACCTTTGTTCCTCACTCATGGATCGCACATGAACATGGCTAAGTTTGGAGCATGGTTCTGCTACCAATTGTTGGGAGNcccttgaacaaagtacaatATAGATcttcccctgaggcctatgaaaccctcgaacagcctccccttaatcgagactcgactccttctctggagtcctcgaacaaagtacaccatttgttcgacacttacaccttcgaggctcacaacttctttgttcgacatttgaggattctattgacatggctaagtttagggcatggctctgataccatgttaggaataacgactctccacgatagtatgatattgtccattttgagcataagctctcatgactttgctttgggctaccccaaaagacctcataccaatgaagatgtattccttacttataaacccatgaacattccctaaattagccaacgtgggactccctcccaacaatcctcaacaacttctctctttctttctttcttcctttgtGTGCGTAAATGCAGATGGCGGAGGAATGAAACCTTGTCACTCAACCAGGATACAATttgaaaatacaataaatgtACCTTAGTAGCTCTGCAGCATCTTCAGCATTTGGATTGGCTGC
Protein-coding sequences here:
- the LOC111776348 gene encoding uncharacterized protein LOC111776348, with protein sequence MVDTEAKHMQRLITGLRSKIQGIIGTITSTNYVHALDITNMLILCLXAKAQLVGIHERVRSDFESNQLSNPSVSNTTQQGKRMATAANPNAEDAAELLRMCVHCGIPKTFSNARGMFCPLCGDRPPEPDSETKKKGSTVKDKEKIKRMRGQSSHASWKSETEMHLRQQFD